The following proteins come from a genomic window of Flavobacterium eburneipallidum:
- a CDS encoding alpha/beta fold hydrolase codes for MINFTLYENQNSNQWVTFVHGAGGSSSIWFKQIRDFKKDYNVLLLDLRGHGNSKPSLKKAFQKKYTFESIAKDVIEVIDHLKIKKSHFVGISLGTIIIRQLAEMQPDRVQSMILGGAILKMNFRSQILMKLGNIFKYVLPYLVLYRFFAFVIMPKKNHKQSRLLFINEAKKLYQKEFIKWFKLTAEINPLLRWFRQVELNIPTLYVMGQEDYMFLPSVRLVVQKHQKSAQLFVIEKCGHVVNVEQPVVFNAEVLSFMNTIK; via the coding sequence ATGATAAACTTCACCTTATATGAAAATCAAAACAGTAATCAGTGGGTGACATTTGTCCACGGTGCAGGAGGTAGTTCGTCTATTTGGTTCAAGCAAATTCGGGATTTCAAAAAAGACTATAATGTGTTATTGTTGGACTTGCGAGGACACGGTAATTCTAAACCAAGTTTGAAAAAAGCTTTTCAAAAAAAATACACTTTTGAGTCGATCGCTAAAGATGTTATAGAAGTTATTGACCATCTCAAAATTAAAAAATCACATTTTGTAGGCATTTCTCTAGGTACGATTATAATTCGGCAATTGGCAGAAATGCAGCCCGATCGTGTACAAAGTATGATTTTGGGTGGAGCTATTCTGAAAATGAATTTTCGTTCTCAAATTTTGATGAAACTCGGCAATATTTTCAAATATGTTTTGCCTTATTTGGTTTTGTATCGTTTTTTTGCTTTTGTGATTATGCCCAAAAAAAATCACAAACAATCTCGCTTACTTTTTATCAACGAAGCCAAAAAGTTGTACCAAAAAGAATTCATAAAATGGTTCAAACTTACCGCCGAAATCAATCCGCTCTTAAGATGGTTCCGACAAGTAGAATTGAATATCCCCACGCTTTATGTCATGGGGCAAGAAGATTATATGTTTTTACCATCTGTTAGATTAGTGGTTCAAAAACATCAAAAATCAGCTCAATTATTTGTCATTGAAAAATGCGGTCACGTAGTCAATGTAGAGCAACCTGTGGTTTTTAATGCAGAAGTCTTGTCTTTTATGAATACTATAAAATAA
- a CDS encoding helix-turn-helix domain-containing protein codes for MRVFIKFDFNTVCKKILSEKLEEFQIKHRILGFGEVDFLEIVPKDKLRLFTESLRPYGIEIVENQKTVMIQKIKDAIVDMVFNDETSLNVKSSVYLAEKLDRTYGYLSNLFSEVTYTSIENFIILQKIEYTKQLIINNQLSLTEIAFKLNYSSVAHLSSQFKNTTGITPSAFQRIIKRRREITN; via the coding sequence ATGAGGGTATTTATTAAATTTGATTTCAACACCGTTTGCAAAAAAATACTCTCCGAAAAACTGGAAGAGTTCCAAATAAAACATAGAATTTTAGGTTTTGGCGAAGTCGATTTTTTAGAAATTGTTCCAAAAGACAAACTCCGTTTATTTACAGAATCATTACGGCCTTATGGAATTGAAATTGTTGAAAACCAAAAAACAGTTATGATTCAAAAAATAAAAGACGCTATTGTAGATATGGTTTTTAATGACGAAACGAGTTTGAATGTAAAAAGTTCGGTCTATTTGGCTGAAAAACTCGATCGTACTTATGGGTATTTGTCCAACCTTTTTTCTGAAGTAACTTACACTTCTATCGAAAATTTTATCATTCTTCAAAAAATAGAATACACCAAACAACTCATTATCAACAATCAACTATCTTTAACAGAAATAGCCTTTAAGCTAAATTATTCCAGTGTTGCACATTTAAGTTCGCAGTTCAAGAACACTACGGGTATTACGCCTTCAGCCTTTCAAAGAATTATCAAAAGACGGAGAGAAATTACCAATTAA
- a CDS encoding DUF4197 domain-containing protein: MKKIVFTLLLLPLFGCAEMQQVMNQLPQTQSIGGLDIAGGLKEALNKGISDQVSKLTATDGFYRNEAVKILLPEELKKVDSGLRKIGLGSLADEGIKVLNRAAEDAVKEATPIFVGAVRNMSFTDAKTILMGSDNSATNYLQNSTSTALYAKFNPVIKNSFTKVGADKVWANIITKYNTIPFVKKVNPDLTDYTTNQALAGVFKMIAVEEKDIRTNLSSRTSTLLQKVFAMQDKK, encoded by the coding sequence ATGAAAAAAATCGTATTCACACTACTACTTCTTCCACTATTCGGTTGTGCCGAAATGCAACAAGTTATGAATCAACTTCCGCAAACACAAAGTATAGGAGGATTAGATATTGCAGGAGGATTAAAAGAAGCCTTGAACAAAGGAATCTCTGACCAAGTTAGCAAATTAACTGCAACTGATGGATTTTACAGAAACGAAGCCGTAAAAATACTTCTACCGGAAGAATTGAAAAAAGTAGATTCAGGTTTAAGAAAAATTGGATTGGGTTCCTTGGCCGACGAAGGCATAAAAGTATTGAATCGTGCTGCCGAAGATGCTGTAAAAGAAGCGACTCCTATATTTGTTGGTGCAGTGAGAAATATGTCTTTTACCGATGCTAAAACCATTTTGATGGGAAGTGATAATTCGGCTACCAATTATTTACAAAACTCGACTTCAACGGCTTTGTATGCAAAATTCAATCCTGTAATAAAAAATTCGTTTACCAAAGTCGGAGCCGATAAGGTTTGGGCAAATATTATCACCAAATACAATACGATTCCATTTGTAAAAAAAGTAAATCCAGATTTGACGGATTACACCACCAATCAAGCATTGGCAGGTGTTTTTAAAATGATAGCCGTTGAAGAAAAAGATATTAGAACCAACTTGAGTTCAAGAACTTCTACTTTGTTGCAAAAAGTGTTTGCAATGCAAGACAAAAAATAA
- a CDS encoding CsbD family protein, with product MNTTEIKGNWNEIKGKLKQKYADLTDDDLLYEEGKEDEMYGKIQKKIGKTKDEITKWIAEL from the coding sequence ATGAACACTACAGAAATCAAAGGAAACTGGAACGAGATTAAAGGAAAATTGAAACAAAAATATGCCGATCTAACCGACGACGATTTATTGTATGAAGAAGGAAAAGAAGACGAAATGTATGGTAAAATCCAAAAGAAAATTGGAAAAACCAAAGACGAAATCACAAAATGGATTGCTGAATTGTAA
- a CDS encoding response regulator, protein MQQDFTLITLADDDEDDRLFFTDAFEELKINTVVNTVNNGRELLNYLNHPETVLPHIIFLDLNMPILNGIDCLKEIKQNDKFKDIAIAIYSTSSSDQDVEDTFVLGANIYIKKPSNFNELKKIVSEVVIINWQYHTNGLNKENFLLRL, encoded by the coding sequence ATGCAACAAGATTTCACACTTATTACATTGGCAGACGACGATGAAGACGACAGATTGTTTTTTACCGATGCCTTTGAGGAGTTAAAAATAAACACAGTTGTCAACACCGTAAATAATGGACGAGAATTATTAAATTATTTGAATCATCCCGAAACGGTCTTGCCTCACATCATTTTTTTAGATTTGAATATGCCTATTCTCAACGGAATTGACTGTTTGAAAGAAATCAAACAAAACGACAAATTCAAAGATATTGCCATTGCCATTTATTCGACCTCATCATCCGATCAAGATGTAGAAGATACTTTTGTTTTAGGGGCTAATATTTACATCAAAAAGCCAAGTAATTTCAATGAATTAAAAAAAATAGTATCTGAAGTGGTAATCATCAATTGGCAATATCATACTAATGGTTTAAACAAAGAGAATTTTTTACTTCGATTATAA
- a CDS encoding catalase produces the protein MESNKKLTTATGTPVPDNQNTQTAGSRGPLLMQDFWFLEKMAHFDREVIPERRMHAKGSGAYGTFTVTHDITKYTKADIFSEIGKKTEMFVRFSTVAGERGAADAERDIRGFAMKFYTNQGNWDLVGNNTPVFFLRDPMKFPDLNHAVKRDPKTNLRSADNNWDFWTLLPEALHQITIVMSDRGIPKSYRQMHGFGSHTFSFINAQNERHWVKFHLVSQQGIENLSDEEAAQLVGNDRESHQRDLFDAIEEGNFPKWKMFVQIMSEEQANTYQFHPFDLTKVWLKKDFPLIPVGEFELNKNPENYFAEVEQAAFNPANIVPGIGFSPDKMLQGRLFSYGDAHRYRLGVNNYQIPVNASRCPYHSFHRDGAMRVDGNYGATKGYEPNSFGEWKEQPEHKEPPLALHGDAYAHNFREDDSDYFTQPGLLFRLLTEEKKQLLFKNTAGQVGGAQKFIQVRHIRNCYKADPAYGEGVANALGMTIDEVNNFSDPRLLIEL, from the coding sequence ATGGAATCGAATAAAAAATTAACTACCGCTACAGGAACACCTGTTCCAGACAATCAGAACACTCAAACTGCAGGCTCACGTGGTCCGCTTTTAATGCAAGATTTTTGGTTTTTAGAAAAAATGGCACATTTTGATCGGGAGGTAATTCCAGAAAGAAGAATGCATGCCAAAGGTTCAGGAGCTTACGGAACTTTTACAGTAACACACGATATTACAAAATATACAAAAGCTGACATATTCTCTGAAATTGGAAAGAAAACAGAAATGTTTGTCCGTTTCTCAACCGTAGCAGGCGAAAGAGGTGCTGCCGATGCCGAAAGAGATATTCGTGGTTTTGCTATGAAATTTTATACCAATCAAGGCAATTGGGATTTGGTTGGAAACAATACGCCTGTATTTTTCCTTCGTGATCCAATGAAATTTCCAGATTTGAATCATGCCGTAAAACGTGATCCCAAAACTAATTTGAGAAGTGCCGATAACAACTGGGATTTTTGGACTTTACTGCCAGAAGCTTTGCACCAAATTACCATTGTAATGAGTGATAGAGGAATTCCAAAATCTTACAGACAAATGCACGGATTTGGTAGTCATACTTTTAGTTTTATTAATGCTCAAAACGAAAGACATTGGGTAAAATTTCACCTAGTTTCTCAACAAGGAATCGAAAATTTATCCGATGAAGAAGCAGCTCAATTAGTGGGTAACGACAGAGAAAGCCATCAAAGAGATTTGTTTGATGCTATTGAAGAAGGCAATTTCCCGAAATGGAAAATGTTTGTGCAAATCATGAGTGAAGAACAAGCTAATACTTATCAATTTCATCCTTTCGATTTAACTAAAGTTTGGTTAAAAAAGGATTTTCCACTAATTCCTGTTGGTGAATTTGAATTGAATAAAAATCCAGAAAATTATTTTGCCGAAGTAGAACAAGCTGCTTTTAATCCAGCTAATATTGTTCCAGGTATTGGTTTTTCTCCAGACAAAATGCTACAAGGTCGTTTGTTTTCTTATGGCGATGCACACCGTTATCGTTTGGGAGTTAATAATTATCAAATTCCTGTAAATGCTTCTAGATGTCCGTATCATAGTTTCCACAGAGATGGAGCCATGCGTGTAGATGGTAATTATGGAGCAACAAAAGGCTATGAACCCAATAGTTTTGGCGAATGGAAAGAACAACCAGAACACAAAGAGCCGCCATTGGCACTTCACGGTGATGCGTATGCACACAATTTTAGAGAAGACGATTCGGATTATTTTACACAACCCGGTTTGTTATTCCGTTTATTGACCGAAGAGAAAAAACAATTGTTGTTCAAAAACACTGCTGGACAAGTAGGAGGAGCGCAAAAGTTTATTCAGGTGCGTCACATTAGAAATTGCTACAAAGCTGATCCTGCTTATGGCGAAGGTGTTGCCAATGCTTTAGGAATGACCATAGATGAAGTAAATAATTTTTCAGACCCAAGATTATTGATTGAATTATAA
- the purU gene encoding formyltetrahydrofolate deformylase, producing MQKITILIHCEDQKAIIASVTNYIASIDGNIIYLDQHVDADENVFFMRLECEFSSKNWDIEALKIDFETRLGNPLKLSWELYTQEEKPKMALFVSKYDHCLYDILGRYSAGELPLEIPVIISNHEDLKSVAERFSIPFHYVPFTKDIKEEGEKAQLDLLEQYDIDFIVLARYMQIITPNLIAQYRNKIINIHHSFLPAFPGAKPYHSAFKRGVKIIGATSHYVTEGLDEGPIIEQDISRVSHSHSIEDFIMKGRDLERMVLARAIKLHAEHKTMVYDNKTVVFS from the coding sequence ATGCAAAAGATTACCATACTTATCCATTGTGAAGATCAAAAAGCAATTATAGCTTCGGTTACCAATTATATCGCTTCTATTGATGGAAATATCATTTATCTAGACCAACACGTTGATGCCGACGAAAATGTTTTTTTCATGCGTTTGGAATGTGAATTTAGCTCCAAAAACTGGGATATTGAAGCCTTAAAAATCGATTTTGAAACCCGTTTAGGAAATCCGTTAAAGTTATCTTGGGAACTTTATACCCAAGAAGAAAAACCTAAAATGGCATTATTCGTTTCTAAATACGATCATTGCTTGTACGATATTTTAGGACGTTACAGTGCAGGCGAATTACCATTAGAAATTCCTGTAATTATTAGCAATCACGAAGATTTGAAATCCGTTGCCGAACGTTTTTCGATTCCGTTTCATTATGTTCCGTTTACCAAAGATATCAAAGAAGAAGGCGAAAAAGCACAATTGGATTTATTAGAACAATATGACATTGATTTTATTGTTTTGGCTCGTTATATGCAAATTATAACTCCAAATTTAATTGCCCAATACAGAAACAAAATCATCAACATTCATCATTCGTTTTTACCAGCATTTCCTGGAGCCAAACCGTATCATTCGGCTTTTAAACGTGGGGTAAAAATTATTGGTGCTACGAGTCATTATGTAACCGAAGGCTTGGACGAAGGACCAATTATCGAGCAAGATATTTCTCGTGTTTCGCACAGTCACTCCATAGAAGATTTTATTATGAAAGGACGCGATTTAGAGCGTATGGTTTTGGCAAGAGCCATAAAACTCCACGCCGAACACAAAACGATGGTATATGATAATAAAACGGTAGTTTTTTCTTAA
- the pyrF gene encoding orotidine-5'-phosphate decarboxylase, with translation MTTQQLYDQIKIKKSFLCVGLDVDLTKIPQHLLKLEDPIFEFNKAIIDATYDLAVSYKPNTAFYEAYGIKGWQSLEKTINYINEKYPEIFTIADAKRGDIGNTSSMYAKAFFEDLNFDSVTVAPYMGKDSVEPFLAFENKHTIMLALTSNEGAFDFQTLNIDGKELYKQVLETSKNWKNSNNLMYVVGATKAEYFTEIRKIVPDSFLLVPGVGAQGGSLSDVCKYGMNANVGLLINSSRGIIYASNGTDFAEKAREEALKIQQEMEAILLQV, from the coding sequence ATGACAACACAACAACTTTACGACCAAATCAAAATCAAAAAATCATTCCTTTGCGTAGGATTAGACGTTGATTTGACTAAAATTCCACAACATTTATTAAAACTCGAAGACCCAATTTTCGAATTCAATAAAGCCATAATTGATGCCACATACGATTTGGCAGTTTCTTATAAACCCAACACCGCTTTTTACGAAGCTTATGGAATAAAAGGTTGGCAGTCATTAGAAAAAACAATTAATTACATCAACGAAAAATATCCCGAAATTTTCACAATCGCCGATGCCAAAAGAGGTGATATAGGCAATACCTCCTCCATGTATGCCAAAGCTTTTTTTGAAGATTTGAATTTTGATAGCGTAACAGTTGCACCTTATATGGGTAAAGATTCGGTAGAACCTTTTCTGGCTTTCGAAAATAAACATACTATTATGTTAGCTTTAACGTCAAATGAAGGCGCTTTTGATTTTCAAACTCTAAATATTGACGGAAAAGAATTGTACAAACAAGTATTGGAAACTTCCAAAAACTGGAAAAATTCCAATAATCTAATGTATGTGGTTGGTGCTACCAAAGCGGAATATTTTACAGAAATTCGAAAAATTGTTCCCGATAGTTTTTTATTAGTTCCTGGCGTTGGCGCACAAGGGGGAAGCCTTTCTGACGTGTGCAAATACGGAATGAATGCCAATGTTGGCTTGTTGATTAATTCGTCAAGAGGAATTATTTATGCTTCAAATGGAACTGATTTTGCCGAAAAAGCAAGAGAAGAAGCCTTGAAAATACAACAAGAAATGGAAGCAATTTTACTTCAAGTGTAA
- a CDS encoding AI-2E family transporter, translated as MDTTNSKNHIALDLLAFISLVFIAYMLQDFLIPLFFAIILSVLIYPIVHYFETRLCWNRIVSISIAITIFSAVIFAVFVLIGFQFQEMVSKSDQYYDQIEQKISPLLTQTEKSTGIDRNAIMGSKELKIEEIAKQNSTGIFDFIATSGSILGDFVLSPLYMFLFLLYRNFLVSFIYKATVRTCSKTKMRLILGELYKVQQNYLLGLITVMLIVGILNSIGLLLLGVDYAFFFGFFGALLLLIPYIGIIIGSILPALIALATKDSYWYSVGVIGVFGFIQFLEGNFITPKITGSKISLNAFVSILSIILFSMLWGIPGMILALPVTASLKVLFDHSENMESLGFLLGEAKEKYFSNKAKNRLKIWNKIRIQKLKA; from the coding sequence ATGGATACAACAAACTCAAAAAACCATATTGCTCTTGACTTATTGGCCTTCATTTCGCTTGTATTCATTGCCTATATGTTACAAGACTTTTTGATTCCTTTATTTTTTGCCATCATATTAAGTGTTTTAATTTATCCAATCGTACACTATTTTGAAACCCGATTGTGCTGGAATCGAATTGTTTCCATCAGCATTGCCATCACTATTTTTTCGGCAGTTATTTTTGCTGTTTTTGTATTGATTGGTTTCCAATTTCAAGAAATGGTGAGTAAAAGTGACCAATATTACGATCAAATTGAACAAAAAATAAGTCCGTTGCTAACTCAAACCGAAAAATCTACGGGCATTGACCGAAATGCTATTATGGGAAGTAAGGAATTGAAAATCGAAGAAATAGCCAAGCAAAACTCAACTGGAATTTTCGATTTCATTGCTACTTCGGGCAGTATTTTGGGCGATTTTGTTTTATCACCTTTGTATATGTTTTTATTTTTATTGTATCGCAATTTTTTGGTCAGTTTTATATATAAAGCCACCGTACGAACTTGTAGCAAAACCAAAATGAGATTAATTTTGGGCGAACTCTATAAAGTGCAACAAAATTACCTGCTAGGATTGATAACCGTAATGCTTATTGTTGGTATTCTTAACAGCATAGGATTGCTTCTTTTAGGCGTAGATTATGCTTTTTTCTTTGGCTTTTTTGGTGCTTTGCTATTGCTAATACCTTACATTGGTATTATTATTGGATCTATTTTACCAGCATTGATTGCTTTAGCAACAAAGGATTCCTATTGGTATTCGGTTGGGGTTATTGGCGTATTTGGGTTCATTCAATTCTTGGAGGGCAATTTTATAACCCCAAAAATTACAGGTTCTAAAATTTCATTAAATGCCTTTGTTTCTATCCTATCTATTATTTTATTCTCAATGCTTTGGGGAATTCCTGGAATGATTTTAGCGTTGCCAGTAACTGCTTCTTTAAAAGTACTTTTTGACCATTCTGAAAATATGGAATCTCTAGGTTTTTTATTGGGCGAGGCAAAAGAAAAATATTTTAGTAATAAAGCCAAAAACCGACTTAAAATTTGGAATAAAATAAGAATTCAAAAACTAAAAGCATAA